The following coding sequences are from one Perognathus longimembris pacificus isolate PPM17 chromosome 13, ASM2315922v1, whole genome shotgun sequence window:
- the LOC125361469 gene encoding olfactory receptor 5B2-like, producing the protein MENRSEVAEFILLGLTSDPDLQVPLFITFLIIYIITLAGNLGMILLILLDSHLHTPMYFFLGNLSLVDFCYSSAVTPKVMTGLLVGDKAISHNACAAQMFCFAAFAGVENYLLAVMAYDRYVAVCKPLHYTTTMTTSVCTCLVVGSYMTGFLNASIHVADTFSLSFCKSNVVHHFFCDVPAVMVLSCSDRHASELVLLYLGIVHIFFALLVIWISYIFIFMTILKMHSGAGHRKAVSTCASHFTAVFIFYGAVIFMYLQPSSSHSMDTDKIASVFYSIVIPMLNPVVYSLRNKEVKNAFTKIYLTSKRS; encoded by the coding sequence ATGGAGAACAGGTCAGAGGTGGCAGAGTTCATCCTGCTGGGACTGACCAGTGACCCAGACCTGCAGGTCCCTCTCTTCATCACCTTCCTCATCATCTACATCATCACGCTGGCTGGGAACCTGGGGATGATCCTCCTGATTCTcctggactctcatctccacacccccatgtacttcttccttggCAATCTCTCTCTGGTGGATTTTTGTTACTCCTCAGCTGTCACTCCTAAGGTCATGACTGGGCTCCTCGTGGGAGACAAGGCCATCTCCCACAATGCTTGTGCTGCTCAGATGTTTTGCTTTGCTGCCTTTGCGGGTGTGGAAAATTACCTGTTGGCCGTAATGGCCTATGATCGCTATGTAGCTGTGTGTAAGCCCCTCCATTACACCACCACCATGACAACAAGTGTGTGTACGTGTCTGGTCGTAGGATCTTACATGACTGGTTTCTTGAACGCTTCCATCCACGTTGCGGACACATTCAGTCTGTCCTTCTGTAAGTCCAATGTGGTCCatcactttttctgtgatgtGCCTGCCGTCATGGTTCTCTCTTGTTCTGATAGGCATGCTAGTGAGCTGGTTCTTCTTTACCTGGGGATCGTTCATATCTTTTTTGCCCTCCTGGTTATCTGGATATCCTATATATTCATCTTTATGACCATCTTAAAGATGCACTCGGGTGCTGGGCATCGGAAAGCTGTCTCTACCTGCGCCTCCCACTTCACTGCCGTCTTCATTTTCTATGGAGCTGTCATCTTCATGTACTTGCAGCCCAGCTCTAGTCACTCTATGGACACCGACAAGATCGCATCTGTGTTTTATAGTATAGTCATCCCCATGCTCAACCCTGTAGTCTACAGCCTGCGGAACAAGGAGGTCAAGAATGCATTCACAAAGATTTACTTAACGTCAAAACGATCGTAA